The DNA sequence GAGTGGACCGAGGGCCGCGACGTCTGGTGGCACGACGTGGTGGACCGCCAGTCCGACCGGCACACGCCGGAGGCGTTCGACTCCGAGCACCCGCTGTTCATCCTCTACACGTCGGGCACCACGGGCCGCCCCAAGGGCATCCTGCACACGTCCGGCGGCTACCTGACCCAGGCGTCGTACACGCACCACAACGTGTTCGACCTCAAGCCGGACACCGACGTGTACTGGTGCACCGCCGACATCGGCTGGGTGACCGGGCACAGCTACATCGTGTACGGCCCGCTGTCCAACCGGGTCACGCAGGTCGTCTACGAGGGCACGCCCAACACCCCGCACGAGGGCCGGCACTGGGAGATCGTGCAGAAGTACGGCGTGTCGATCTACTACACCGCGCCGACGCTGATCCGCACGTTCATGAAGTGGGGCGCCGACATCCCCGCGAAGTACGACCTGTCCAGCCTGCGCGTGCTGGGCAGCGTCGGCGAGCCCATCAACCCGGAGGCGTGGATCTGGTACCGGGAGACCATCGGCGCGGGCAAGACGCCCGTCGTGGACACCTGGTGGCAGACCGAGACCGGCGCGATCATGATCTCGCCGCTGCCCGGCGCGACGTCCACCAAGCCCGGTTCGGCGCAGCGCCCGCTGCCCGGCATCGGCGCGAAGGTCGTGGACGACCAGGGCAACGAGGTGCCGCACGGTGGCGGCGGCTACCTGGTGCTCGACCAGCCGTGGCCGGGCATGCTGCGCGGCATCTGGGGCGACGACGAGCGCTACCGCGACACGTACTGGTCGCGGTTCGCCGAGCAGGGCTACTACTTCGCCGGTGACGGCGCGAAGTACGACGCCGACGGCGACATCTGGCTGCTGGGCCGGGTGGACGACGTGATGAACGTGTCCGGGCACCGCATCTCCACCACCGAGGTCGAGTCCGCGCTGGTCTCGCACCCGACGGTGGCCGAGGCTGCGGTGGTCGGCGCGACCGACCCGACCACGGGCCAGGGCATCGTGGCGTTCGTGATCCTGCGCGGCGGCGTGGCCGAGGGCTCGGACGGCGCGGAGGCGATCA is a window from the Saccharothrix saharensis genome containing:
- the acs gene encoding acetate--CoA ligase, whose protein sequence is MTEPQAALDNLLTENRTFPPSEEFAAQANATAALYEEADADREAFWAAQAERLSWDTKWDRVLDWSNAPFAKWFVGGKLNVAYNCVDRHVESGHGDQVAIHWEGEPGDSRAITYADLQREVSKAANALIELGVGAEDRVAIYMPMVPEAIFAMLACARLGAMHSVVFGGFSAEALRTRIEDSRAKLVITTDGQYRRGNPAALKPAVDEAVANAGSVEHVLVVKRTNTDVEWTEGRDVWWHDVVDRQSDRHTPEAFDSEHPLFILYTSGTTGRPKGILHTSGGYLTQASYTHHNVFDLKPDTDVYWCTADIGWVTGHSYIVYGPLSNRVTQVVYEGTPNTPHEGRHWEIVQKYGVSIYYTAPTLIRTFMKWGADIPAKYDLSSLRVLGSVGEPINPEAWIWYRETIGAGKTPVVDTWWQTETGAIMISPLPGATSTKPGSAQRPLPGIGAKVVDDQGNEVPHGGGGYLVLDQPWPGMLRGIWGDDERYRDTYWSRFAEQGYYFAGDGAKYDADGDIWLLGRVDDVMNVSGHRISTTEVESALVSHPTVAEAAVVGATDPTTGQGIVAFVILRGGVAEGSDGAEAIKALRDHVAKEIGPIAKPRQIMVVPELPKTRSGKIMRRLLRDVAENRQVGDVTTLADSSVMDLISNGLKSGASED